A single Bacillus sp. HMF5848 DNA region contains:
- a CDS encoding FliA/WhiG family RNA polymerase sigma factor, which yields MSQLTNDEQIYWHKWIESRDPEAGDVLIKWYMPLVTYHVQRIAANVPKSISIEELKSLGMAGLLDALEKFDVTRELKFDTYASFRIRGAIIDGLRKEDWMSRTTREKVKRIEATTEKLEQAYMRSVSPSEVAMELNMKEDEVISIMNESIFANVLSMDDLPVDDDQQERHNISLKDNNMPTPEEEVINGEKHHELAAGIKKLNEKEQIVLSLFYNEELTLTEIGQVLQLSTSRVSQIHSKALYKLKDILKKDYL from the coding sequence ATGTCTCAGCTTACAAACGATGAGCAAATATATTGGCATAAATGGATAGAGTCACGCGATCCAGAAGCAGGTGACGTGCTAATTAAATGGTATATGCCTCTTGTTACATATCATGTGCAGCGCATCGCCGCCAATGTACCGAAATCGATTAGTATCGAAGAATTAAAAAGCCTTGGTATGGCAGGACTGCTAGATGCATTAGAAAAATTTGATGTAACGAGAGAATTGAAATTTGATACATACGCTTCGTTTCGTATTCGTGGTGCTATTATAGATGGGCTTCGAAAAGAAGATTGGATGAGCCGAACAACTCGAGAAAAGGTTAAGAGGATTGAAGCGACAACAGAAAAGCTTGAACAGGCGTATATGCGGTCAGTTAGCCCTAGTGAAGTAGCGATGGAGTTAAACATGAAAGAAGATGAAGTAATATCTATCATGAATGAGAGTATTTTTGCAAATGTCTTATCCATGGATGACTTACCAGTTGATGACGATCAGCAAGAAAGGCACAACATCTCACTTAAGGATAATAATATGCCTACACCTGAGGAAGAAGTAATAAATGGGGAAAAGCATCATGAACTTGCAGCAGGAATAAAAAAGCTTAATGAAAAAGAGCAAATTGTTTTAAGTCTTTTTTATAATGAAGAGCTAACATTAACAGAGATTGGACAAGTGTTACAATTATCAACATCAAGAGTTTCTCAAATACATTCAAAAGCTTTATATAAATTAAAGGATATATTAAAAAAAGACTATTTGTAG
- a CDS encoding DUF342 domain-containing protein, with the protein MSDKFVIKVTANKLEAYLDLAKDVYDILDITKEDVMRFLQENNIVGINENVIDDLLLTRDVKKLPLLVATGQQPVNGEDGYLQSEIEKNDNSSNEVNKKEPLNLRHVLKIPSVSKGQLIARVVPPTEGKHGIDVFGKEISAKYGKAFRVRQGKNIEIKDDSIYALIDGQVNIVNKQINVLPIFCVNGDLDLKVGNIDFIGNVEIRGSVPTGYTIKAGGDVKINGLVEGAIIEAEGSIYILGGVAGMSRGLIKAGGNLRTSYLNQANVNVAGDIEVTSSIMHSICSSGGHIVCQQGSIIGGQVSACKGIEVKDVGNHMHTRTEICIGVSQEILAKEFQSRRQLTELLQSKEKLTVILQKLTEKYRETGNLSMREIEVLQKQKVTEATLAEQIKQVQMELDDLQDYFGDITENKITIKNTLYPNTHLHFGKYKLVTNRSYHHVHVFVDNSEIVVNPIL; encoded by the coding sequence ATGTCTGACAAGTTCGTAATTAAGGTTACAGCAAATAAGTTAGAGGCATATCTAGACTTAGCAAAAGACGTTTATGACATTCTAGATATAACAAAAGAAGATGTCATGAGATTTCTACAAGAGAATAATATTGTTGGTATCAATGAGAATGTAATAGATGATTTACTTTTAACAAGGGATGTTAAGAAGCTACCTTTGCTAGTAGCAACGGGGCAGCAGCCTGTAAATGGTGAAGATGGTTATTTACAAAGTGAAATTGAGAAGAATGATAATAGCTCTAATGAGGTAAACAAAAAAGAGCCTTTAAATTTACGTCATGTTTTAAAAATTCCATCTGTGTCAAAGGGGCAATTAATTGCACGTGTAGTGCCTCCTACCGAAGGGAAGCATGGTATAGATGTATTCGGAAAAGAGATAAGTGCGAAATATGGTAAAGCTTTTCGTGTTCGTCAAGGTAAAAATATAGAAATTAAAGATGATTCTATTTACGCCCTTATAGATGGCCAAGTTAATATAGTTAATAAGCAAATCAATGTCTTACCAATATTCTGTGTAAATGGAGATCTTGATTTGAAGGTCGGTAATATCGACTTCATTGGTAATGTTGAAATCCGAGGTAGTGTTCCTACAGGCTACACCATCAAAGCTGGAGGAGATGTAAAAATCAATGGTCTTGTTGAAGGAGCAATAATTGAAGCTGAAGGTTCTATTTATATTTTAGGTGGAGTTGCTGGTATGTCTCGTGGCCTCATTAAAGCTGGAGGGAATCTAAGAACATCATATTTAAATCAGGCCAATGTGAATGTTGCCGGTGATATTGAAGTAACTTCCTCTATTATGCATAGTATCTGCTCATCGGGTGGACATATTGTTTGTCAACAAGGGTCAATAATAGGCGGTCAAGTGTCTGCATGTAAAGGTATTGAAGTAAAGGACGTCGGAAATCACATGCATACAAGAACAGAAATATGTATCGGAGTTAGCCAGGAAATATTAGCTAAGGAATTTCAATCACGTAGACAGCTTACTGAACTATTGCAATCTAAAGAGAAACTAACTGTTATCTTACAGAAGTTGACAGAGAAGTATAGAGAAACTGGTAATCTATCTATGAGAGAGATAGAAGTCCTTCAAAAACAAAAAGTAACTGAAGCTACACTAGCTGAACAGATTAAACAAGTACAAATGGAGCTTGATGACTTGCAAGACTATTTTGGTGACATAACGGAAAATAAAATAACGATAAAAAACACTTTATATCCTAATACACACTTGCATTTTGGTAAATATAAGCTTGTGACAAATCGTTCGTATCATCACGTACATGTATTTGTAGACAATAGTGAGATTGTTGTAAATCCTATACTTTAG
- the rpsB gene encoding 30S ribosomal protein S2, which yields MSVISMKQLLEAGVHFGHQTRRWNPKMKRYIFTERNGIYIIDLQKTVKKVEEAYNFVRDLATNGGTMLFVGTKKQAQDSVKEEAERSGNYFVNQRWLGGTLTNFETIQKRIRRLKDIERMAEDGTFEVLPKKEVVQLKKELERLEKFLGGIKDMKQLPDALFIIDPRKERIAVAEARKLNIPIVGIVDTNCDPDEIDYVIPANDDAIRAVKLLTSKIADAILEGKQGGIEEEATEETTTA from the coding sequence ATGTCAGTTATTTCAATGAAGCAATTACTTGAAGCTGGTGTTCACTTCGGTCACCAAACACGCCGTTGGAACCCAAAAATGAAGCGTTACATTTTCACAGAGCGTAACGGTATCTACATTATTGACCTACAAAAAACGGTTAAGAAAGTAGAAGAAGCGTACAATTTCGTTCGCGATTTAGCTACAAATGGCGGTACTATGCTATTTGTTGGTACTAAAAAGCAAGCTCAAGATTCTGTTAAGGAAGAAGCTGAGCGTTCTGGAAACTACTTCGTAAATCAACGTTGGTTAGGTGGTACATTAACTAACTTTGAAACAATTCAAAAACGTATTAGACGTCTAAAAGACATTGAGAGAATGGCTGAAGATGGTACGTTTGAAGTACTTCCTAAGAAAGAAGTAGTACAATTGAAAAAAGAGCTTGAACGCCTTGAAAAGTTCTTAGGTGGTATTAAAGATATGAAACAACTGCCTGATGCATTGTTCATTATCGACCCACGTAAAGAGCGTATCGCTGTAGCTGAAGCACGTAAATTAAATATTCCTATTGTAGGCATTGTTGACACTAACTGTGATCCAGATGAGATTGATTACGTTATCCCAGCAAACGATGATGCAATTCGTGCAGTAAAGCTTTTAACTTCTAAAATTGCTGATGCTATCCTTGAAGGTAAGCAAGGCGGTATTGAAGAAGAAGCTACAGAAGAAACTACGACTGCTTAA
- the tsf gene encoding translation elongation factor Ts, with product MAVTAQMVKELREKTGAGMMDCKKALTETGGDMEKAIDWLREKGIAKAAKKGDRIAAEGLAYIEVSGNEAVILEVNSETDFVAKNEGFQTLTKELASHLLATKPATIEEANDSKMSNGKIVSEYVNEAIAKIGEKITLRRFAVATKNDNAAFGAYLHMGGRIGVLTVLDGTTDEEVAKDVAMHVAAVNPKYVSRDQVASDEIEREREVLKQQALNEGKPENIVEKMVEGRVNKFYEEICLLEQNFVKDPDQKVKKFVEKSGATVASFVRYEVGEGIEKRQDNFAEEVMSQVNK from the coding sequence ATGGCTGTAACAGCTCAAATGGTTAAGGAATTACGTGAAAAAACTGGCGCTGGTATGATGGATTGTAAAAAAGCATTAACAGAAACTGGCGGAGATATGGAAAAGGCAATTGACTGGTTACGTGAAAAAGGTATTGCTAAAGCTGCTAAAAAAGGTGACCGTATCGCAGCTGAAGGATTAGCATATATCGAAGTAAGTGGAAATGAAGCTGTAATCTTGGAAGTAAACTCTGAAACAGACTTTGTTGCTAAAAATGAAGGCTTCCAAACATTAACAAAAGAACTAGCTTCTCACTTATTAGCAACTAAACCAGCTACAATTGAAGAAGCAAACGACAGCAAAATGAGCAATGGTAAAATTGTATCTGAATATGTAAACGAAGCTATTGCAAAAATTGGTGAGAAAATTACACTTCGTCGCTTTGCAGTTGCTACGAAAAATGATAATGCAGCTTTTGGTGCGTATTTACATATGGGTGGACGCATTGGTGTTCTAACTGTTCTTGATGGAACGACTGATGAAGAAGTTGCAAAGGACGTTGCAATGCACGTAGCGGCTGTTAATCCGAAGTACGTTTCACGTGATCAAGTTGCTTCAGATGAAATTGAGCGCGAGCGTGAAGTATTAAAACAACAAGCACTTAATGAAGGCAAGCCAGAAAATATCGTAGAAAAAATGGTAGAAGGACGTGTCAATAAATTCTACGAAGAAATTTGCTTACTAGAGCAAAATTTTGTTAAGGATCCTGACCAGAAAGTTAAAAAATTCGTGGAAAAGAGCGGTGCAACTGTTGCTTCTTTCGTGCGTTATGAAGTTGGAGAAGGTATTGAAAAGCGTCAAGATAATTTCGCTGAAGAAGTAATGAGCCAAGTTAATAAATAA
- the pyrH gene encoding UMP kinase, translating into MLNPKYNRVVLKLSGEALAGSQGFGLDPTIIKSVSTQIKEIADLGVEVAVVVGGGNIWRGKIGSEMGMDRATADYMGMLATVMNSLALQDSLENIGVQTRVQTSIEMRQVAEPYIRRKAIRHLEKKRVVIFAAGTGNPYFSTDTTAALRAAEIEADVILMAKNKVDGVYSADPTIDVDAVKYDTLSYLDVIKQGLAVMDSTASSLCMDNNIPLIVFSIMEEGNIKRAVLGENIGTIVRGK; encoded by the coding sequence ATGTTAAATCCTAAATATAATCGTGTAGTATTAAAGTTAAGTGGAGAGGCTTTGGCTGGTAGTCAAGGATTCGGGTTAGACCCTACCATCATCAAATCAGTGTCAACTCAAATTAAAGAAATCGCTGATTTAGGTGTAGAAGTTGCTGTCGTTGTTGGCGGCGGAAACATTTGGCGTGGGAAAATTGGTAGCGAAATGGGTATGGACAGAGCAACAGCCGATTACATGGGTATGCTTGCAACTGTTATGAACTCATTAGCTCTTCAAGATAGCTTAGAAAACATTGGTGTACAAACTCGTGTGCAGACTTCAATTGAAATGCGACAAGTAGCTGAACCATACATTCGTCGCAAAGCAATAAGACATTTAGAGAAAAAACGGGTTGTTATTTTTGCTGCAGGTACAGGAAATCCATATTTTTCTACGGATACTACAGCCGCGTTACGGGCAGCAGAAATTGAAGCTGATGTCATTTTAATGGCAAAAAATAAAGTGGATGGTGTGTATAGCGCAGATCCAACTATTGATGTGGATGCTGTCAAGTATGATACATTATCTTATTTAGATGTTATAAAGCAAGGACTTGCTGTCATGGATTCTACCGCTTCATCACTTTGTATGGACAATAATATACCTTTAATTGTATTCTCTATTATGGAGGAAGGTAATATTAAAAGAGCAGTGCTTGGAGAAAATATTGGAACTATTGTGAGGGGGAAATAA
- the frr gene encoding ribosome recycling factor: MAKQVLEQAKDKMDKAIAAFSRELASIRAGRANAALLDRVSVDYYGAPTPVNQLAQISVPEARMLVITPYDKSILSEVEKAIMKSDLGLNPTNDGSLIRLAIPALTEERRRDLVKNVKKYTEDAKVAVRNVRRDANDDLKKLEKNGDITEDELRGYTEDIQKLTDDHIAKIDQVAKDKEKEIMEV, encoded by the coding sequence ATGGCAAAACAAGTATTAGAACAAGCTAAGGATAAAATGGACAAAGCAATTGCAGCTTTTTCTCGTGAATTAGCATCAATAAGAGCTGGTCGTGCAAACGCAGCTTTATTAGATCGTGTGAGCGTAGATTATTATGGAGCACCAACACCAGTGAACCAATTAGCTCAAATTAGTGTTCCAGAAGCGCGTATGCTTGTAATCACACCGTATGATAAGTCAATATTAAGTGAAGTTGAAAAAGCTATCATGAAGTCAGATTTAGGCTTGAATCCGACTAACGATGGTTCTTTAATACGGCTTGCTATTCCTGCACTTACAGAAGAGCGTCGTCGTGACTTAGTGAAAAATGTAAAGAAATATACAGAAGATGCTAAGGTAGCAGTTCGTAATGTTCGTCGCGATGCTAATGATGACTTAAAAAAGCTAGAGAAGAACGGTGACATTACTGAAGATGAGCTTCGTGGTTATACAGAAGACATCCAAAAGCTAACCGATGATCATATCGCTAAAATTGATCAAGTAGCAAAAGATAAAGAAAAAGAAATAATGGAAGTATAA
- a CDS encoding isoprenyl transferase, with protein sequence MFQGDTTNNELTVHDIKQQPVPNHVAIIMDGNGRWAQKRALPRIAGHHEGMKVVRKITKLANSLGIKVLTLYAFSTENWKRPKTEVDFLMKLPVEYLNTYLPELIEENVQVRVMGNLDALPAHTIQAVEQAIIKTSMNDGLTLNFALNYGSRDEILNAVKHIANDVREGILQDEQINEESFSSYLMTKNIPDPDLLIRTSGEIRLSNFLLWQLAYAEFWFTDVYWPDFREQHLLQAIDDFQKRGRRFGGV encoded by the coding sequence ATGTTTCAAGGAGATACAACAAATAACGAGCTTACAGTTCATGATATTAAGCAACAACCAGTTCCTAACCATGTCGCAATTATTATGGATGGAAATGGCCGATGGGCACAAAAACGTGCATTACCGAGAATTGCTGGTCATCATGAAGGAATGAAAGTGGTTCGTAAGATTACAAAGCTTGCAAATAGTTTAGGTATAAAAGTACTAACTTTGTATGCATTTTCTACTGAGAACTGGAAGCGGCCAAAAACAGAAGTGGACTTTTTAATGAAACTACCAGTTGAGTATTTAAATACATATTTGCCTGAGTTAATTGAAGAAAATGTTCAAGTTCGAGTTATGGGGAATCTGGATGCACTTCCTGCACATACGATTCAGGCTGTTGAACAAGCTATTATCAAAACAAGTATGAATGATGGCCTAACATTAAATTTCGCACTAAATTACGGTAGTCGTGACGAAATTTTAAATGCTGTCAAGCATATTGCTAATGATGTTCGAGAAGGCATACTACAAGATGAGCAAATAAATGAAGAATCTTTTTCAAGTTATTTAATGACAAAGAATATCCCTGACCCGGACTTATTGATTCGTACTAGCGGTGAAATTAGATTAAGTAACTTTTTACTCTGGCAGTTAGCCTATGCTGAGTTTTGGTTTACGGATGTATATTGGCCTGATTTCCGAGAGCAGCATTTGCTGCAAGCTATTGATGATTTTCAAAAGAGAGGACGTCGCTTTGGGGGCGTCTAA
- a CDS encoding phosphatidate cytidylyltransferase: MKQRVLTGVLAAAFFIPIVIIGNGVFTVLVYVLASIAMFELLRMKNIQIFSVPGVISVLLLWVLLLPAEYTIIITGNVVSKVEVALLSVLLFLTYTVVTKNRFSFDDVAFVTLATLYIGIGFYYLIVTREAGLHYILFALIIIWATDSGAYFFGRAFGKQKLWPEISPNKTIEGSIGGVISAIVAVFVYQLFIPMDENIIKLLIMTILLSIFGQVGDLVESALKRHYAVKDSGQILPGHGGILDRFDSLLFVLPILHFLQLF, encoded by the coding sequence ATGAAGCAAAGGGTGCTAACAGGAGTTTTAGCTGCTGCATTCTTTATTCCTATTGTAATTATAGGTAATGGAGTATTTACAGTACTTGTTTATGTATTAGCATCTATCGCGATGTTTGAATTATTACGAATGAAGAATATTCAAATTTTTTCTGTGCCGGGGGTTATAAGTGTACTTCTTTTATGGGTGCTGCTACTTCCGGCGGAATACACAATTATCATTACAGGCAATGTTGTGTCCAAAGTTGAAGTTGCTTTACTATCCGTTTTGTTGTTTTTGACGTATACTGTTGTTACGAAAAATCGTTTTTCCTTTGATGACGTTGCATTTGTAACATTAGCCACATTGTATATCGGAATAGGTTTTTATTACTTAATTGTAACAAGAGAAGCTGGGTTACATTATATATTATTTGCGTTAATAATTATATGGGCAACCGATTCAGGCGCTTACTTTTTTGGACGTGCCTTCGGTAAGCAAAAATTGTGGCCAGAAATAAGCCCGAACAAGACAATTGAAGGTTCGATTGGTGGGGTTATTTCAGCCATCGTCGCTGTTTTCGTGTATCAACTGTTTATCCCAATGGACGAAAATATTATAAAGCTATTAATTATGACCATTCTGTTATCAATTTTTGGACAAGTTGGTGACTTAGTAGAGTCTGCTCTTAAACGTCATTATGCCGTTAAAGATTCAGGACAAATTCTTCCTGGGCATGGAGGAATTTTAGATAGATTTGATAGCTTGCTTTTTGTCCTTCCTATACTTCATTTTTTACAGCTTTTTTAG
- the dxr gene encoding 1-deoxy-D-xylulose-5-phosphate reductoisomerase, with translation MKRICLLGATGSIGKQTLNIIENHPEDFSLLSFSFGSNIEEAMKIIATHKPKLVACANSEHKAKLEHEFSNITVITGMDGFIEAATHNDIDVVVNAMLGSVGLKPTLQAIEAGKTIALANKETLVTAGHIVMDYAHKYSVPILPVDSEHSAIFQSLQGNNEKRIHKLILTASGGSFRDKSRSELQNVTVKDALNHPNWSMGAKITIDSATMMNKGLEVIEAHWLFDMDYEKIDVLMHRESIIHSMVEYTDSSVMAQLGTPDMRVPIQYALTYPDRLELIGAKRLDLSEIATLHFQKIDFSRFRCLQYAYDAGKSGGTYPTVLNAANEEAVAAFLAGRITFLQIEDLIEQALHSHEIIHTPSLEAIMEVDAETRQFVRAKYNKGG, from the coding sequence ATGAAACGTATCTGTTTATTAGGGGCAACAGGCTCGATAGGTAAGCAAACGTTAAATATTATTGAAAATCATCCAGAGGATTTCTCTTTACTGTCTTTTTCATTTGGATCAAATATAGAAGAAGCAATGAAAATTATTGCTACACATAAACCAAAGCTTGTCGCTTGTGCAAACAGTGAACATAAGGCAAAGCTAGAACACGAATTTTCAAACATAACTGTAATAACCGGAATGGATGGATTTATAGAAGCTGCGACACATAATGATATAGATGTTGTTGTAAACGCCATGCTTGGCAGCGTAGGGCTAAAACCAACCTTACAAGCAATAGAAGCAGGGAAAACAATTGCACTAGCTAATAAAGAAACACTTGTCACTGCTGGTCATATAGTAATGGATTACGCGCATAAGTATTCAGTTCCTATTCTTCCTGTTGATAGTGAGCATTCTGCTATTTTTCAAAGTCTACAAGGAAATAATGAAAAAAGAATACATAAGCTTATTTTAACAGCGTCCGGAGGAAGCTTTCGCGATAAATCAAGAAGTGAACTACAAAACGTAACTGTAAAAGATGCTTTAAACCATCCAAATTGGTCAATGGGTGCTAAAATTACAATTGATTCTGCAACCATGATGAATAAAGGATTAGAAGTAATCGAGGCACATTGGCTATTCGATATGGATTATGAAAAAATTGACGTACTCATGCATCGTGAAAGTATTATTCACTCTATGGTAGAATATACAGATAGTAGCGTTATGGCTCAGTTAGGCACGCCTGATATGAGAGTGCCAATACAATATGCTCTTACATATCCCGATCGTCTTGAGTTAATAGGGGCAAAGCGCCTTGATTTAAGTGAGATTGCTACTTTGCATTTTCAAAAAATTGATTTTTCTAGGTTTCGTTGCTTACAATACGCATATGACGCAGGGAAATCGGGAGGAACATATCCAACTGTGTTAAATGCAGCGAATGAGGAAGCTGTAGCAGCATTTTTAGCAGGACGTATAACATTCTTGCAAATAGAAGATTTAATTGAACAAGCACTACATTCGCACGAAATAATCCATACGCCTAGTTTGGAAGCAATTATGGAAGTTGATGCAGAGACACGCCAATTTGTAAGAGCAAAATACAACAAAGGTGGTTAA
- the rseP gene encoding RIP metalloprotease RseP — protein MVSFQTLLSFIIIFGALVFFHELGHLVLAKRAGILCREFAIGFGPKVFSFTRNETAYTIRLLPIGGFVRMAGEDPEMIDLKPGQTVGLLFGANGKVTKMILNNKDQYHDVRVIEISKADLEHSLFISGFEHGEEDQAEMRFEVDERAVFVQDGQETQIAPHDRQFASKSLLQRTLTILAGPVMNFILAIVVFIAIALFQGIPVDTAMLGELTEDGAAKEAGLQKDDVITAIDGQGVNTWREVVEIIQSNPSTELTFEIERAGDQLEVAVTPKPIELEGETYGRIGAYAPMEKSVLGSLEYGVTQTYFWTKQIIFGFGQLITGQLSIDALSGPVGIYKSTEEVAKSGVFYLAQWGALLSINLAIFNLLPVPALDGGRLFFFLVEAIRGKPIDRHKEGMVHFIGFALLMLLMLVVTWNDIQRFFL, from the coding sequence ATAGTGAGCTTTCAAACCTTACTCTCGTTTATTATTATTTTCGGTGCACTTGTCTTTTTTCATGAATTAGGACATTTAGTATTAGCTAAACGTGCAGGTATCTTATGTAGAGAATTTGCGATAGGCTTTGGTCCAAAAGTATTCTCTTTCACAAGAAATGAAACAGCTTATACAATCCGTCTATTACCAATTGGTGGGTTTGTAAGAATGGCTGGTGAAGACCCGGAGATGATAGACCTAAAACCAGGTCAAACGGTGGGATTATTGTTCGGGGCTAATGGTAAAGTAACAAAGATGATTTTAAACAACAAAGATCAATATCATGATGTTCGGGTTATTGAGATTTCTAAAGCAGACCTTGAACATAGCCTTTTTATTTCAGGTTTTGAACATGGGGAAGAAGATCAGGCTGAAATGAGATTTGAAGTAGATGAAAGAGCCGTCTTTGTTCAAGATGGTCAAGAAACGCAAATAGCTCCACATGATCGTCAATTTGCTTCAAAATCTCTGCTTCAACGTACTTTAACTATTTTAGCTGGACCTGTCATGAATTTTATATTGGCAATTGTTGTGTTTATTGCGATTGCTTTGTTTCAAGGTATCCCAGTTGATACAGCTATGCTAGGTGAGTTAACGGAAGATGGCGCGGCCAAAGAAGCAGGACTACAAAAAGACGATGTAATTACGGCGATAGATGGTCAAGGTGTTAATACTTGGCGAGAAGTTGTAGAGATCATTCAAAGTAACCCGAGTACTGAACTAACTTTTGAAATTGAACGAGCTGGGGATCAGCTAGAGGTTGCTGTGACACCTAAGCCGATTGAATTAGAAGGCGAAACGTATGGTCGTATTGGTGCGTATGCCCCTATGGAAAAGTCAGTACTGGGCTCTTTAGAGTATGGTGTAACACAAACATATTTTTGGACAAAACAGATTATCTTTGGGTTTGGACAATTAATAACAGGTCAGCTATCAATTGATGCGTTATCTGGACCTGTAGGAATTTACAAATCTACTGAAGAAGTGGCTAAATCAGGTGTGTTTTACTTAGCTCAGTGGGGAGCATTACTAAGTATCAACCTAGCTATTTTTAACTTGTTGCCAGTACCAGCGTTAGACGGAGGACGTTTATTCTTTTTCCTTGTTGAAGCGATACGCGGTAAACCAATTGACCGTCATAAAGAAGGTATGGTACATTTTATTGGATTTGCGTTACTTATGTTGCTTATGCTTGTTGTAACATGGAATGATATTCAAAGATTCTTTTTATAA
- a CDS encoding proline--tRNA ligase: protein MKQSMMLIPTMKETPADADIKSHQLLLRAGFIRQTASGVYSYLPLALRVLKKIETIVREEMNTAGAVELLMPALAPAELWQESKRWYTYGPELMRLKDRHERDFVLGATHEEVITSLVRDELKSYKRLPITLYQIQTKFRDEKRPRFGLLRGREFIMKDAYSFHATQESLDQIYDKMYAAYGNVFERCGLNYRAVIADSGAMGGKDTHEFMVLSEIGEDTIAYSDTSTYAANIEMAPVVTKYEKSNEALKELEKVHTPDKKSIDDITSFLSIDNTSTIKSLLFKVDDEFVLVLVRGDHEVNDIKVKNILKASVVELASNEETKQQLDCEPGFIGPVSTKASKVIADNAVKYIVNGVCGANESDYHYVGVNPERDFQVESYCDLRFIQEGDPSPDGQGVIRFAKGIEVGHVFKLGTRYSEFMKAEFLNDSGRTQPIIMGCYGIGVSRTLTAVAEQYNDENGLVWPADIAPFNIHVIPVNTKDETQKNTAEQIYSNCLEQGYEVLLDDRQERPGVKFAESDLIGIPYRVTVGKRASEGIVELKVRKDGSVIEVEVEKLIETLQSL from the coding sequence TTGAAACAAAGTATGATGTTAATTCCAACGATGAAGGAAACGCCAGCTGATGCTGATATAAAAAGTCACCAACTATTGTTGCGTGCTGGTTTTATTAGACAAACAGCAAGTGGAGTATATAGCTATTTACCACTAGCACTACGAGTGTTAAAAAAAATTGAAACAATTGTAAGAGAAGAAATGAATACAGCGGGTGCTGTAGAACTGTTAATGCCCGCTTTAGCGCCAGCCGAGTTATGGCAAGAGTCAAAACGTTGGTATACATATGGACCAGAATTAATGAGATTAAAAGACCGTCATGAAAGAGATTTCGTTCTAGGCGCAACTCATGAAGAGGTTATTACGAGTCTCGTACGTGATGAACTAAAATCATATAAGCGTCTACCAATTACACTGTATCAAATCCAGACAAAGTTTCGTGACGAAAAACGTCCTCGATTTGGTTTGTTACGGGGGCGCGAATTTATAATGAAAGATGCATACTCATTTCATGCTACACAAGAAAGTCTCGATCAAATATACGACAAAATGTATGCAGCATATGGTAATGTGTTTGAACGCTGTGGATTAAATTATCGTGCTGTTATTGCTGACTCTGGTGCAATGGGTGGAAAAGACACGCATGAATTTATGGTTCTATCAGAGATTGGAGAAGATACCATTGCTTACTCTGATACGTCTACTTATGCAGCTAATATTGAGATGGCACCTGTTGTTACTAAATATGAAAAATCGAATGAGGCGTTAAAAGAACTTGAAAAGGTTCATACACCTGATAAGAAATCAATAGATGATATAACAAGTTTTTTATCAATTGATAATACAAGTACAATTAAATCTTTATTGTTTAAGGTAGATGATGAGTTTGTCCTTGTCCTTGTTCGTGGTGATCATGAAGTAAATGACATTAAAGTGAAGAATATTCTTAAAGCTTCGGTAGTTGAACTTGCTTCAAACGAAGAAACTAAGCAACAACTAGACTGTGAGCCAGGTTTTATAGGCCCTGTATCTACAAAAGCTTCAAAAGTAATTGCAGATAACGCTGTGAAATATATTGTGAACGGTGTATGTGGTGCAAATGAATCTGATTATCACTATGTTGGGGTAAATCCTGAAAGAGATTTTCAAGTGGAATCGTATTGTGACCTTCGCTTTATTCAAGAGGGTGACCCGTCCCCAGATGGACAAGGTGTTATTCGCTTTGCTAAAGGTATTGAAGTAGGCCATGTCTTTAAACTTGGAACTAGATATAGTGAGTTTATGAAAGCAGAATTCTTAAATGATTCTGGTAGGACACAACCTATTATTATGGGCTGTTATGGTATCGGAGTATCTAGAACATTAACAGCTGTTGCGGAACAATATAATGATGAGAACGGCTTAGTATGGCCTGCTGATATTGCTCCGTTCAATATTCATGTAATTCCAGTAAATACAAAAGACGAAACACAGAAAAATACTGCCGAGCAGATTTATTCAAATTGTTTGGAACAAGGGTATGAAGTACTACTTGATGATCGTCAGGAGCGACCAGGTGTTAAATTTGCAGAATCGGATTTAATTGGCATTCCTTATCGTGTAACGGTTGGAAAGCGCGCTAGTGAAGGGATTGTTGAGCTTAAAGTACGTAAAGATGGAAGTGTAATCGAAGTAGAAGTAGAAAAACTTATCGAAACACTGCAAAGCTTGTAG